CAGGTGATCTTTGGCCTGATATTTTCGCTTGAGCCGGTGAGTATTATAGCATACTTTCACCGGGATTGAACTTATGAGTCCAACCGGCATTTAATAGTCAATAACGAATATACGGAACGAACGGATACGAATATGAGGAGTAAATCATGAACCGAATCGCTTTATCCTGCTTAACCCTGGTAATTGCGGCTTTTTTACTGGCGCCCATGGTGTCGGCGGAGAAGATCAAAATCGAGAAGCTCGATGATCTGCCGCGCCACACCTACACCGTTTCAGAGAAAGCCGCCGATCTGATCGTCGATGATACGGCTCTTATGACGCTGGCCCACGCGCTCAAGACCGACCTCGAAGATGACCTTTTGAAATACGACATTTCGGACAAGACCACTCTTAAGGGATACTATGGCATTTTAGCCTCCATTGCCATGCTTGACAAAGACTACGACAAAGCTGCGGAGTTCTACAACAAGTCCCGTGAGCTAGAGGATAAAGAATCGACGCGGCTGACGGCCGGATTACTAAGTCAGTCTTATATCGTTGCCGCCAGATCTGGAAGCGATGGTTTTAACACCGCTTTGGCACAGGAATACACGCGCCGAGTCAATGAGCTGCCGTATGATGTCGTTCAAGCGGATATCGAATCATCCAAGGCTCAGGCCGAGATGATAAGTAAGAACTTCATTGTTGGACTGATCGACAGTCGCCTCCAGCCGATTCTCGACAAGAGTGGCGGTGAGTTAAGCAAAGATCTGGCCGCCCAACTGGTTCGGTTCGGTTACACGCTGCGCTATTATCTGCCGTATCAGGAAATGGTTAAAACTGTCCTGACGGCCTATTTGGATTCACACAAAACGGAGAAAGCCGACATCTGGGCTGACCGTGATGTAATTCTTACCGAGGGTGAAGGAAAAAGTCCGGTTATAATCTGTATCTGGGATTCGGGCACCGACACGACCGTTTATGCCGATCAACTCTGGACCAACACGGCAGAGATTCCGGATAACGGTATCGATGACGACAACAATGGATTCATCGACGACGTCCACGGCATCGCCTATACGCTGTACTCTGATAAGACAACCGATCTGCTCTATCCGATTGGCGACGTGGAGAGTGAGCGGCCTCGTTTGCAGCGTCTTATGAAGGGCGTGTTCGATATGCAGTATAATATCGACAGCGATGAATCACGCGAGATTAAGGAAACTCTCTCGACCCTCAAGCCCGAAGAGGTTCAACCGTTTATTGAGGATATCAGTAAGTACGGCAATTTATGCCATGGCACCCACGTAGCCGGAATCGCTCTTGCCGGGAATCCTTATGCCCGCCTGCTGACTTCGCGTCTGACCTTTGATTATCGCATGATCGGTGATGTCCCGACTGTCAAGCAGGCTCGTAAAGACTCTGTGGCGACGGTAGAAACGATCCAATATTACAAGGACAACGGTGTCCGCGTGGTCAATATGAGCTGGGGTGGTGATCTGGCGGGTATCGAGAGTGCGCTGGAGGAACACAACGCCGGTGGAACGCCCGAAGAACGCAAGGCCCTTGCTCGGGAGATTTTTGAGATCGGCAAAGGTGCTCTGTACGAATCGATTAAAGACGCGCCGGAAATTCTGTTCATTACTTCAGCCGGCAACGAAAACAACGATGTTAAGTTCGATGAGTCCTTACCCAGCGGCCTCGATTTGCCTAACATCCTGTCGGTCGGAGCGGTCGATCAGGCCGGTGATGAGACCAGTTTCACCAGTTTTGGCAAAGTCGATGTCTACGCCAACGGCTTCGAAGTCCCCAGTTTCGTTCCTGGTGGCGACCAGCTGAGTTTGAGCGGTACTTCACAGGCTTCACCGCAGGTAACCGGTCTGGCTGCAAAGTTGCTGGCCGTACGTTCCGATCTGACTGTGGCTCAACTCCGTAAGTTGATTCTTGACGGCGCTGATCACGAGCAAGCCGGTGATCGTGAAGTTGTTCTCATGAATCCGAAGAAGTCGTTCGAGCTTCTCCAGCAGATGTAGTCATTGGTCGCTACGAGCGAAGCGAAGCAATTTTTACATTCAAGTTTCAGCAAGGCAGGTCTCCCCGAGACCTGCCTTTGTTTAATCCGTCTTCGGCGATTTTCCAGTCGGTTTCCGTCTCTCTGTATCTACCAAGGATTGCCAAATCCCCCGGAATCTGACAAGGAAGGGAAGGCTCGGTACGTTTGCTCGTTTATCGCTTGTCCTTGATCACCTTGTCGATTTCCTCACGCATGATCATGCGCGCATCGCCGTCGATGGGATAAGCCTCAATCTCTTCGATAATGAGACTGTCGCCTATGGGCGTATCTCCCATAGTGCCGTCGTCAATGAGACTATCGGGATCGTTAACATACCCTACCAGCCAGTCCACTTTGTCTCCGAAGGCTCCAAACCAACGGATTGATCCGCTCGGGTAAACCATGTAAGTAGAGGTGTCAACCTGCCAGTCCTGAAATGTTTCAGGAAGACTGAGATGTTGCAGCTTGACCAGAGTGTCGGCTCTCACACTCAAGCGAAGAATATCTCCGGATCTGCTGCCGTTGTTTGCCTTGACAATGATAACTTCCGGCACTCCGTCGCCGTCGAAATCGTGAAGGTTCGCTTCTGTGGTAGTTTCGTAACTTGAAAAATCACTCCAGATGATCTCACCGGACTGGTCGGGATAGCTCTTCATCAGGACCACACCGTTGGTGGAAAGGCCGGGGAGGAGACAGTCGCACTTGCTCATTTCGTACAGGATGTATTGAACAGGATTGTCGAGCGTCTCGGTGTCATAAAGAATAGTACGGCACTCATCGTCGGTTTGTGCCTGTAAAACCGTATACATAGCGATGATTATTATCCCGCATATAAGGATAGTCTTAACGGTCAGAGCGATCGGGCTGACCCCGGAGTTAATTGCCATCATAGTCTTCTCCTATGGATATATCTAAACGAATCAATCTTGATACAGGATAGAGGTCTCAACGGTTCCGGTCAACCAGAACGTGTGTGAGAACGGGTTCGGGGTGGATGAATCCGGGGAAACAACTTCACTTCACATGATGTTTGTGGGAGGCTGATGTCCCTGCCGTCAATCCGACACCATGTTCATGCAATGGCCGGGATTGAAGGAATCCCGGCCGAGACATTTTATTAAGTCAGATTGCCTTTGATCTGACAGTATGGGGCAGAGTCTTCCGGAGATCTGCCTGGAACCTTATTCACACGACGGAAACGGTTCGCCGTGCAGAAACATGAAATCGACCATGCGTACCAGGTCACTTATGTTCACTGCTCCATCGACGTTCACATCCGCCTCATCGAAACAGGGCGGAGGTGTTCCATCCTCAAATATATACTGAATCAGCCGAATCAGGTCGACGATATCCACTGAGCCATCGGCGCTGTGGTCGACATTGCCTCGGTTCCGACAGCAGGATGAGGATGTTATGGTTATGCCGGTCGGCAACGACGTGATGCCGTCGTAAGCAGCATAGGCCTCTACGAGGGTGCCCTCACCGGTATAGAAGAAAAGGGAGTCATGGCTAAGAACATCCGGATTGTCCCGATAGATGTCCATAAGCACACGGGTGTGGGTTCCATCGAAAGGACGGGATTCGTCGTTCTGCCCCCGGGGTTCCAAGTCTCCTTCGAAAACCAGCAACACTGCTCTTACTGAATCGGGGTAGTTCATCCGAACTACCTTATTGTCGACATCCTGTTCGAACTGGACGGTATCGCCTGAGATTGAATTCTTAAGGGGAGGAGCATCTCCGAATATAACACGCCAGAGATAAACGTAATCATCGAGGGTGAAGAGGAGGTCGTCATTGTTGCAGTCGGTTGCGGCCAACTGGTCTTCGAGATCGATATTGAAGACATCTGATCCGAAGACCAGAGCGTTGGCGAATAAGATCGCATCGGCAATTTCATAGGCGAGAAGGTTGAGGTTTACATCTCCTATCAGAACCGGCATTGGGGCGATAACGGTCGCTGTTCCCCCGCAGAAGTCGACCCTGCGAATAATAGACGAATCTGTAATGCAACTGCTCGGCGCTCCGCAGAAAGTGGGCATGTCTACATCATCCGTAATATCCAGACCGTATTCGTTGCGTACCGTCTGTGAGATGGAAAGCGTATCACCCGCGGCGTTACTGATGATATTGTTGCCGCAGTCGAACCATACGAAACGCACCGCGCCGCCGACATCGTACATAGCCGGATCGTCCGTGAAGCGGAAAACAATTTTCGCCAGTGAACCGCTCGCATCGGCCAGGCAGGAGGGTGTTCCCGGAACACTCGCCACGTCGGCCACGGCAACGATATGAAGAACGCTGTCCGTGCAAGGTTCTCCACCGCAATTTGCTTCTCCGCCCAGTCTCCATTCAAAATACTCCCAACCGCAATCGGTCAGGATGGAGCCGGGGAGGACATCCAGAATCTCGACCATCACCTCCGTGTTATACTGGAGCATTAAATCGAACCCACCCATCTCCAGCCAGGTGTGATAGTTATCAAGAGAGATATACATCGTTTCAGTCGAGCCTAGCTCTACGGTCCAGGCACAGGAAACACCTATCTGTACCGGAGGGTAATAATTGCCTGTCTCGGCTGTCACGAGAGCAATCCCGTTGCCGTCGACATACGTGGCATTCATCCACATAGAAGAATCCAACTCGACCAGGCCGACGTCGAAAGTCTCTGTAATAGGATGATTATTATCAGCGACGTAGAAGTAATCTCGATCTACGTGCATCACAAAGTCCCCCGTACCGATTCCCAGGAGATTGGTCTGAAGAACCGATGTTGTCACGAAGGGGACGCCGGCTCCAACCACATTGTCCACCGCACGCGGGTAGCTGTTGGTGTACATTACCAGATCATAGCCGCTGAAATCCTCGGTTTCGAGCGCCGTCTGGCTGCCTACTTCCAGGTTGACGGAATCGATCCCAAACACATCCACCAGATAATTATAGGCGGCGAGTCCATCCTCGTCGCGCTGGTCCGGGTCCAGCGTACCGT
This is a stretch of genomic DNA from Candidatus Zixiibacteriota bacterium. It encodes these proteins:
- a CDS encoding S8 family serine peptidase, which codes for MNRIALSCLTLVIAAFLLAPMVSAEKIKIEKLDDLPRHTYTVSEKAADLIVDDTALMTLAHALKTDLEDDLLKYDISDKTTLKGYYGILASIAMLDKDYDKAAEFYNKSRELEDKESTRLTAGLLSQSYIVAARSGSDGFNTALAQEYTRRVNELPYDVVQADIESSKAQAEMISKNFIVGLIDSRLQPILDKSGGELSKDLAAQLVRFGYTLRYYLPYQEMVKTVLTAYLDSHKTEKADIWADRDVILTEGEGKSPVIICIWDSGTDTTVYADQLWTNTAEIPDNGIDDDNNGFIDDVHGIAYTLYSDKTTDLLYPIGDVESERPRLQRLMKGVFDMQYNIDSDESREIKETLSTLKPEEVQPFIEDISKYGNLCHGTHVAGIALAGNPYARLLTSRLTFDYRMIGDVPTVKQARKDSVATVETIQYYKDNGVRVVNMSWGGDLAGIESALEEHNAGGTPEERKALAREIFEIGKGALYESIKDAPEILFITSAGNENNDVKFDESLPSGLDLPNILSVGAVDQAGDETSFTSFGKVDVYANGFEVPSFVPGGDQLSLSGTSQASPQVTGLAAKLLAVRSDLTVAQLRKLILDGADHEQAGDREVVLMNPKKSFELLQQM
- a CDS encoding dockerin type I domain-containing protein, translating into MRFRTALSLGRILTGFVLTLVTAVAGIATASPAALEPDDGYTASERAEYEQLMTQVEVNVSNSIPAMVIIDPTSHNVCFGMYRLSQMTEPGWELFGRTVAWAMDYTAPSEARIFLATYNGTLDPDQRDEDGLAAYNYLVDVFGIDSVNLEVGSQTALETEDFSGYDLVMYTNSYPRAVDNVVGAGVPFVTTSVLQTNLLGIGTGDFVMHVDRDYFYVADNNHPITETFDVGLVELDSSMWMNATYVDGNGIALVTAETGNYYPPVQIGVSCAWTVELGSTETMYISLDNYHTWLEMGGFDLMLQYNTEVMVEILDVLPGSILTDCGWEYFEWRLGGEANCGGEPCTDSVLHIVAVADVASVPGTPSCLADASGSLAKIVFRFTDDPAMYDVGGAVRFVWFDCGNNIISNAAGDTLSISQTVRNEYGLDITDDVDMPTFCGAPSSCITDSSIIRRVDFCGGTATVIAPMPVLIGDVNLNLLAYEIADAILFANALVFGSDVFNIDLEDQLAATDCNNDDLLFTLDDYVYLWRVIFGDAPPLKNSISGDTVQFEQDVDNKVVRMNYPDSVRAVLLVFEGDLEPRGQNDESRPFDGTHTRVLMDIYRDNPDVLSHDSLFFYTGEGTLVEAYAAYDGITSLPTGITITSSSCCRNRGNVDHSADGSVDIVDLIRLIQYIFEDGTPPPCFDEADVNVDGAVNISDLVRMVDFMFLHGEPFPSCE